CCCACTGGCTCAACACGCTCGGCGTCACCGCGTTCGTCGCGACGTACCGGCTCGGGCCGCGCTACCACTACCCGGCGATGATCGACGACGGGCTGCGCGCGGTGCGCATCGCGCGCGCCCGCGCCGCGGAGTGGAAGGTGGACCCGCACCGCATCGGCGTCGTCGGCTTCTCGGCGGGCGGGCATCTCGCGTCGTCGGTGGGGACGCACTACGCGGGCACGCAGGCGCGCGTCGGCGCGAGCGACACGGTGAGCGCGCGTCCCGACTTCATGGTGCTCGTCTATCCGGTGGTCACGATGTTCGACCCGCTCGTACATCGCGGCTCGCGCACGAGCCTCCTCGGCACGTCGCCCGACTCGTCGATGCTGCGGCTGTTCTCGAACGAGACGCAGGTGACGCGCGAGACGCCGCCGGCGTTCATCGTGGCGAGCAGCGACGACGCGACGGTGCCGGTGGAGAACTCGATCCACCTCTACGAGGCGCTGCGCACCGCGCGCGTGCCGGTCGAGCTGCATGTCTACGAGGCGGGGCGGCACGGCTTCGGTCTCGCGCCGGGCGATCCGTATCTCGGCGGGTGGATCGACCTCGCCGGCAGGTGGCTCGCGCGGCACGGCCTCGCGCGCGAGACACGGTGACGGACGGCGGCGAGCGCGTCGCGCCGGCGCGGGAGCTCGCGCGCCGCGTCACCGCGCGGCTCGTCGCGGAAGGCGTCGTCGCCGCGGAGCAGCGCGACGCGCTCGCCGAGCGGATCGCGCAGGGCGCGATGACGCAGCGGGACTGGGAAGCGCTCGTGGACGGCACCCTTGACCTCGCGCGCCGCGGCCGGTAGCGTAGCGGCACACTATGGACAGTTCGTCCATACTCCGACGGCACCTGCCGCTCAAGGCCGACGTGCTGATGATCCTCCTCGCGCTGCGCGACGGGGAGCGGCACGGCTACGCGATCATGCAGGACGCATCGCTGCGCTCGGAGGGGGCGGTGCGGCTGCAGCCCGGCGCGCTGTACCGCACGCTGAAGCGGCTCGTCGACGACGGCCTCGTCGTGGAATCGGCGCGACGGCCCGCGCCCGAGCGCGACGACGAGCGCCGACGCTACTACCGCCTCACGCCGCTCGGCGGTCGCGTCGTCGCGGCGGAGATGGACCGGCTCGCGCGACTCGTCGCCGGCGCGTCCGGCGCACGGCCGCGGCTCGCATGAGCCCCGCCTGGTATGCGCGGCTGCTGCGGCTCTATCCGCCGGCGTTCCGCGCGCGCTTCGAGGAGGCGCTGCGCGAGGCGTTCCAGGACCAGCGGCGCGACTTCCTCGCCACGTCGCCGTCGCGTCCGGCACGCGTCCGATTCTGGGTGCGCGCGCTCGGCGACGTCGTCGCGCACGGCCTGCTCGAGCGGCTGGCCGAGGCGCGCGCCCGGCGACCGTTAGGCACCGACCACGTTCCACCGCGAGGCCACGGCATGCGCTCCCTCTGGCAGGACCTCCGCTTCGCCGTGCGCACGCACGCCGCGAACCGCGCCGCCACGGCGGTGGCGGTGCTCGTGCTCGCGATCGCGATCGGCGCGAACACCGCGATCTTCAGCGTCGTCGAGGGCGTGCTGCTACGCTCCCTGCCGTTTCGCGACCCGGAGCAGCTCGTCGGCGTGGGGCCGATCCCGCGCGCGCGGCGCGCCGGCGCGACGATATACGGCACCGCGTCGCGCTTCGCGTTCGACGTGTGGGCCGCGCAGCGCGACGCGTTCGAG
This DNA window, taken from Gemmatirosa kalamazoonensis, encodes the following:
- a CDS encoding alpha/beta hydrolase, translated to MHRALASVAALALLAGAAAAQPVQKDVAPADTFVPRDAQVIPLWPAGAPGAVGDSSVDRPGLTVFPAPADRATGAAAVIFPGGGYSHLATGKEGVAVAHWLNTLGVTAFVATYRLGPRYHYPAMIDDGLRAVRIARARAAEWKVDPHRIGVVGFSAGGHLASSVGTHYAGTQARVGASDTVSARPDFMVLVYPVVTMFDPLVHRGSRTSLLGTSPDSSMLRLFSNETQVTRETPPAFIVASSDDATVPVENSIHLYEALRTARVPVELHVYEAGRHGFGLAPGDPYLGGWIDLAGRWLARHGLARETR
- a CDS encoding PadR family transcriptional regulator, translating into MDSSSILRRHLPLKADVLMILLALRDGERHGYAIMQDASLRSEGAVRLQPGALYRTLKRLVDDGLVVESARRPAPERDDERRRYYRLTPLGGRVVAAEMDRLARLVAGASGARPRLA